CACAGCAAAGTTGGATGTCAAAGAGAGGACGTTATGGGTGACGAAACAAGATCAGCGTCTAGCTCAGCAATGGTCATCTTTCTTATTGGCTGGTTTGACACAAATACAGGTAATAAAAAGCCGGCTAACTTAGCCGGCTTTTGTGTACCTAATATCGATTAGGTATCTTCGTCTTTACGTTCCTTAGCTTCACGTACTTTCAACGTTCGCTGTTGGAACTCATTGTCATTCAGCGCGGTCACCGCTTTACTTGCATCCGCTTGGCTCATCTCGACAAAACCATAACCTTTACGACGGCCAGTTTGACGATCTTTCATTAGGCGTACCGAAAACACTTTGCCGTACTTCTCAAATAATTCGCGCACGGCGGCTTCATTCGCACGGTAGGGAAGATTTCCCACGTAAAGGGTTTTAACTTCACCTGGCTCGACATGATGGTCTTCATCGTCTTCTTCATCATCAATGTCATCAGCGCTATGGCTTGGCAAAAACAATGGAACAACAACGCCACCAATGACAAGGCCAGCGGCAAACAAAACACTGCCACTGATTTGAATATTTAGAAACTGTACTGCGAGATATCCTAATAAGGCCAATGCGGCACTAAAGAGGAGAGACTTGATAAAATTAACTGCA
This genomic window from Corallincola holothuriorum contains:
- a CDS encoding RNA recognition motif domain-containing protein, which translates into the protein MNAVNFIKSLLFSAALALLGYLAVQFLNIQISGSVLFAAGLVIGGVVVPLFLPSHSADDIDDEEDDEDHHVEPGEVKTLYVGNLPYRANEAAVRELFEKYGKVFSVRLMKDRQTGRRKGYGFVEMSQADASKAVTALNDNEFQQRTLKVREAKERKDEDT